One part of the Melitaea cinxia chromosome 8, ilMelCinx1.1, whole genome shotgun sequence genome encodes these proteins:
- the LOC123655561 gene encoding kinesin-like protein costa — MDIPVQIAIRLKPPSIADSLQCIFSNPVTQIVITESGQTFHVNRALPGDCTQAHLFNSFMIPQINCFLDGCDTSVVVFGQAKSGKTYTLFGPGFECIHSECDQGIVPRFLTEIFHRLGQMPEREFVLHITWMQVVDNNIFDVLGAGLVKCSNVEEAFQYLQLGWRQRCLGNNHTFFTVSMEQKWVGTNGVLNHRMSTASFCDLAAYPETGLFALENIIKELIAGNPPKQINYDRCILTAMLRDSFGGRAFTWVIGCISTEPDDYQDTLKILNLCLCCRGIKNYVTVNLFADNNTPVYTDKMPSDNAFNLQFATTQWIKLVSNAEGLFNKILQSKSLSEADMNQVSEWLFLKAECDECLNNDMTADNKESSAKQGLPRIAEDTEPSEISESDVESNSEDSDSETLFQDKLEKLMEYFREKNDQLFADRCEEYLNHIDSDDITISETSGSQSIPIMTSQSNSGRRRTIQPGESISGAQLELLRKVAAKAISPESQKIIIESHKKDIDPEPKLIERELLKMIDSPKTNEICKKYKITREKYTQKQILARKLSKEISSSQTQLKELINMCIAKQRLIDDLSRAVSYNSRNKSYSEKNESNLIDQDTLREIKRHETNLKTYKKQIDQIKRQIKKDEKRKNTLDVELLKDKLKLDELSESSVDVKEKKSNSIKHFTHRITQLDSILKEKTNDLANLELSKEKELMLRKEIKNLRKTRECLHEQRCSLGHKRKMYKSLSDSEERKLLECEEAIEAIDTAIEYKNNLICGKSPSASLSDSQDNKDNRSRGEQMLMARLDKLSHDEMKTLLYRYFQKVVDLRGACAALEAGAAAAADEATVWRARAAHAWRHAQRARPTTHHRFFDGGNAERALSFGMTTDSETSDDAMRLVDRVRQLTRYHPSAPVIPSQNLRQLMPATNLPVATVTKEKNKLVIVQQNKKN, encoded by the exons ATGGATATCCCGGTACAAATAGCAATTAGGCTGAAGCCCCCAAGTATAGCTGATTCTCTGCAGTGTATATTCAGTAATCCAGTGACGCAAATAGTCATCACAGAGAGTGGTCAAACATTCCATGTAAACAGAGCCCTACCAGGAGACTGCACGCAAGCACatttgtttaattcatttatgaTACCTCAAATCAACTGCTTCTTAGATGGATGCGATACATCTGTTGTCGTGTTTGGCCAGGCTAAGTCTGGGAAAACTTACACCCTCTTTGGTCCAG GTTTTGAATGTATACATAGTGAGTGTGATCAAGGAATAGTTCCACGGTTTTTGACAGAAATTTTTCACAGACTTGGACAAATGCCTGAAAGAGAGTTTGTATTACACATAACCTGGATGCAAGTAGttgataacaatatttttgatgTATTGGGCGCTGGTTTGGTAAAATGTTCGAATGTTGAAGAAGCTTTTCAATACTTACAGTTAGGTTGGAGACAGAGATGTCTTGGAAAcaatcatacattttttactgtTAGTATGGAACAGAAATGGGTGGGTACTAATGGTGTTCTTAACCATAGAATGTCTACTGCTAGTTTTTGTGATTTAGCAGCATATCCTGAAACAGGCTTGTTTGCTTTAGAAAACATTATAAAAGAGCTCATAGCAGGAAACCCTCCCAAACAAATAAACTATGATAGGTGTATCCTAACTGCAATGTTAAGAGACTCATTTGGTGGCAGAGCATTTACATGGGTTATCGGATGTATTAGTACAGAACCAGATGACTATCAAGATACACTTAAGATACTAAACTTGTGCTTGTGTTGTAGAGGCATAAAGAATTATGTAACAGTTAATTTATTTGCCGATAATAATACTCCTGTATATACAGATAAAATGCCAAGTGACAATGCATTTAACTTACAATTTGCTACTACACAATGGATTAAATTAGTTTCAAATGCTGAAGGTCTTTTCAATAAGATTTTACAATCAAAATCATTATCAGAGGCTGATATGAATCAAGTGAGTGAATGGCTGTTTTTGAAAGCTGAATGTGATGaatgtttaaataatgataTGACAGCAGACAATAAGGAGAGTAGTGCAAAACAAGGTTTACCTAGAATAGCAGAAGACACAGAACCAAGTGAGATTAGTGAGTCAGATGTTGAATCTAATTCTGAAGACAGTGACTCTGAAACATTATTTCAAGATAAACTGGAAAAATTAATGGAATATTTTAGAGAAAAGAATGATCAATTATTTGCAGACAGGTGTGAAGAATATCTGAATCATATAGATTCAGATGATATAACAATATCAGAGACAAGTGGCTCACAATCAATACCCATTATGACATCTCAGTCAAATTCTGGTAGAAGAAGAACTATTCAGCCTGGAGAAAGCATTTCTGGAGCTCAGCTAGAATTGTTAAGAAAAGTAGCTGCTAAAGCCATTTCACCTGAATCTcagaaaattataattgaatctCATAAAAAAGATATAGATCCTGAACCTAAATTAATAGAAAGAGAATTGTTAAAAATGATTGACTCTCCAAAGACtaatgaaatatgtaaaaaatataaaattacaagagAAAAATATACGCAAAAACAAATTTTGGCAAGAAAATTGTCAAAAGAAATAAGTAGTAGTCAAACTCaattaaaagaattaataaatatgtgtatagcaaaacaacgtttaatTGACGATCTCTCGAGAGCAGTTTCATACAATTCTCGTAACAAATCGTATTCTGAAAAGAATGAGTCAAATCTCATAGATCAAGATACATTAAGGGAAATAAAAAGGcatgaaacaaatttaaaaacatacaagAAACAGATAGATCAAAtcaaaagacaaataaaaaaagatgagAAACGAAAAAATACATTAGATGTAGAACTTTTAaaagacaaattaaaattagatgAACTTTCAGAGTCATCTGTtgatgtaaaagaaaaaaaatctaattccATTAAACATTTTACTCATAGGATAACTCAGTTAGACAGTATATTGAAAGAGAAAACAAATGATTTAGCTAATTTAGAATTATCGAAAGAGAAAGAGCTAATGTTGcgaaaggaaataaaaaatttacgaaAAACAAGAGAATGTTTACATGAACAGCGTTGCAGCTTAGGacacaaaagaaaaatgtataaatcaCTCTCTGATTCGGAG GAACGTAAATTACTTGAATGTGAAGAAGCTATAGAAGCAATTGACACCGCAATAGAGTATAAGAACAATTTGATTTGTGGAAAATCGCCGTCGGCGTCTTTATCTGATTCTCAAGATAACAAGGACAACAGAAGTAGAGGCGAGCAAATGTTGATGGCAAGACTGGATAAATTATCACATGATGAAATGAAAACTTTATTGTACAGATATTTTCAGAAG GTGGTGGACCTGCGCGGTGCGTGCGCGGCGCTggaggcgggcgcggcggcggcggcggacGAGGCTACCGTgtggcgcgcgcgcgccgcgcatGCCTGGCGCCACGCGCAGCGCGCGCGCCCCACTACGCACCACAG atTTTTTGATGGCGGTAACGCAGAACGAGCACTCTCATTCGGCATGACGACGGACTCTGAGACATCTGATGACGCAATGCGATTGGTCGACCGAGTGAGACAACTCACTAGATACCATCCATCG GCCCCTGTAATTCCAAGTCAAAATCTTAGGCAGCTCATGCCAGCAACTAATCTTCCAGTGGCTACAGTTACAAAAGAGAAGAATAAGTTGGTGATAGTGCAGCAGAACAAAAAGAACTGA
- the LOC123655554 gene encoding T-cell activation inhibitor, mitochondrial, with translation MYCRLKIRCLAGTLSRFLSSAEVSTALRPFYFSVHPDLFGKYPEQRKVNENSLQQLSALIEAQQSSRNVVLPVLPFYLRQKDMPEGNFKLVKIHLNSKDVRETVVKILNACDISTNYVDKIPRRSNINDRKKDLTKAYEEYNSEFQKATEMKRKVDEKKAIDNIIHWIYENSDHGKKKYEMTRATREQVQSLIEHLCKTYGIKEVKYESGWNISHIRGALQSLASMASQYSKYMGNLKGRTIVLGQFTGVSLDGDVFLNIIDVRNEWLSLIKKVNLEDSALTEIPNYEKALSSILRDIHICRRKFMPKVSAAQYCSHLRQLITSIGDFYGRGKKVPESVPESLSKYEIVVEPEAGPLMVSPTGQFITPSSCPADELILFIANHLDEATQLLTEYSINKHVEKALFKEVKERFGLLELHKDDSITPGLMILCCQRLLTRIDKLETKLRGSILYVTHYYSVLSEGVLCIPWNFK, from the exons TAAGCTCTGCAGAGGTGTCTACTGCCTTAAGACCATTCTATTTTAGTGTTCACCCagatttatttggaaaatatccAGAACAAAGG AAAGTAAATGAAAATTCTTTGCAACAACTAAGTGCTTTAATAGAGGCACAGCAATCTAGTCGTAATGTGGTTCTACCAGTACTTCcattttatttaagacaaaaaGACATGCCAGAAG GTAATTTCAAATTAgtgaaaattcatttaaatagcAAAGATGTTAGAGAAACTGTAGTCAAAATTTTAAATGCTTGCGATATATCAACTAATTATGTGGATAAAATACCAAGAAGGTCTAATATCAATGACAG GAAAAAAGATTTAACCAAAGCATATGAAGAATACAATTCGGAATTTCAAAAAGCAACAGAAATGAAAAGGAAAGTTGATGAGAAGAAGGCAATTGATAATATCAT ACACTGGATATATGAAAATAGTGACCATGgcaaaaaaaagtatgaaatgACAAGAGCAACACGAGAGCAAGTGCAATCATTAATAGAACACCTCTGCAAAACATATGGTATAAAAGAA GTTAAATATGAGAGTGGTTGGAATATAAGTCACATAAGGGGAGCACTTCAAAGTCTTGCCTCAATGGCTTCACAGTACTCTAAGTATATGGGCAATTTGAaag GCCGAACTATTGTGTTAGGACAATTTACTGGTGTCAGTTTAGATGGAgatgtgtttttaaatattattgatgtTAGAAATGAATGGCTATcg CTTATTAAAAAAGTGAATCTTGAGGACAGTGCCTTAACAGAGATTCCGAATTATGAAAAAGCTCTTTCTAGTATACTAAGAGATATACACATTTGTAGAAg aaAGTTCATGCCCAAAGTATCTGCAGCACAATACTGTAGTCACCTTAGACAATTAATTACCTCTATAGGGGATTTCTATGGACGCGGAAAGAAAGTTCCAGAATCTGTACCGGAATCTCTTAGCAAATACGAAATAGTTGTTGAACC AGAAGCAGGCCCTCTAATGGTTTCGCCAACTGGACAATTTATAACGCCATCTTCCTGTCCCGCTGACGAACTTATACTATTTATTGCTAATCATCTCGATGAAGCCACTCAACTCCTTACTGAATACAGCAT taataagcACGTTGAAAAGGCATTATTCAAAGAAGTCAAAGAAAGATTTGGTTTGTTAGAACTTCACAAAGACGACAGTATAACACCTGGTCTCATGATTCTTTGTTGTCAGAGACTTCTAACTCGAATCGATAAACTCGAAACG aaattacGTGGATCTATTCTGTATGTGACACACTATTATTCTGTGCTGTCAGAAGGCGTGCTATGCATACcttggaattttaaataa